CGGTGGCGCTCCGGATCGGCCGGCGACGTGCTCCCCCGGTCGATGACCGCGTCCGCGAGGTCGGACACCGACACCGACCCGTCGCGTCCACGGAGGCAGTACAGCGCGTGACGCCGCCGTTCCACCGACAGAAGGTCGAACGCCGTATCGATCGCACCCGGTGTGACGTGGTCGTCGTCGGCCACCGTGCGACCGTCGCCGGGCGTCCAGTCCTCGTCCATCGAGAACGAAAGGGACAGCCGTTCGGATAAGTATAGTCTCGTTACGGACCGGTACGCATCGTTTACGCGTGACAGGGGCAGGGGGTTGGGCCGTCAGCCGTCGGGTGCTGTGCGTAACCACCAATCCGACGGTAGACGGGGTGAAACCGGAGTATCGGACGGCTACTTAACTCCGCCGTCGTGGTAGCCGGACCGGATGAACGGGACGACGGGCGACGGACCGGACGCCGACGTCCGGCGGTTCGGGCCGGCGTACACGGCGGCGCTCGCCGGCTGTCTC
This genomic interval from Halostella salina contains the following:
- a CDS encoding DUF7344 domain-containing protein, whose protein sequence is MDEDWTPGDGRTVADDDHVTPGAIDTAFDLLSVERRRHALYCLRGRDGSVSVSDLADAVIDRGSTSPADPERHRERVVISLGQVHLPKLADADVVDYDRADSSVSYVGDPVVDRFLTRAAELER